One Cucumis sativus cultivar 9930 chromosome 1, Cucumber_9930_V3, whole genome shotgun sequence DNA segment encodes these proteins:
- the LOC105434528 gene encoding uncharacterized protein LOC105434528, whose protein sequence is MEPSQIFGVSEECHSSESGWTMYIGSPANDDSSDAASDDDDEDEEHKGYYYAANNHNDSDDDSMASDASSGPCHQKGNHNPFKGMKNPNGEMNFCLETTRTVRKPLMEKKKKQRAERKEVQVGQKPKTSVQSSSKAEKMNTWKNMSCFFYKTIFW, encoded by the exons ATGGAACCTTCACAAATTTTTGGAGTTTCAGAAGAATGTCACAGCAGTGAATCTGGTTGGACTATGTATATTGGATCTCCTGCTAATGATGATTCAAGCGATGCAGCTtctgatgatgatgatgaagatgaagaacatAAAGGTTATTATTATGCAGCAAATAACCATAATGATAGTGATGATGATTCCATGGCTTCTGATGCTTCTTCAGGTCCATGTCATCAAAAAGGTAATCATAATCCATTTAAAGGGATGAAAAATCCCAATGGTGAAATGAATTTTTGCTTAGAAACAACCAGAACTGTTAGGAAGCCAttaatggaaaagaagaagaagcaaagaGCTGAGAGAAAAGAAGTCCAAGTAGGACAAAAGCCTAAAACTTCAGTTCAAAGCAGTTCTAAG GCTGAAAAAATGAACACATGGAAAAACATGAGCTGTTTCTTTTACAAGACAATATTTTGGTAG